The DNA region taggcatgtggttttcagtagttgtggcacaagggctcagtagttgtggctcgtgggctctagggcgcaggctcagtagttgtggtgcatgggcttagttgctccgtggcatgtgggatcttcctggaccagggcttgaacccatgtcccctgcattggcaggcagattcttaaccattgcaccaccagggaagcccctgtcttaacaatttttaagaatataattcagtagtgttaaataCATTCCTAATGTgcacccatcaccaccacctagCCCCATAActcttcatcttgtaaaactgaaactctatatttattaaacaataactccttattctcccctccccctagcccatggtaaccaccattcttctttctgtctttataatttTGACTACACTAAGTacatcatataagtggaatcataaagtatttgttttttcatgaatggcttattacacttagcataatgtcctcaaggtttaacCATGTTGTAAcatatgtcaaaatttccttcctttttaaggctaataatattcccttgtatgtatataccacattttgcttatccatttattcattgatggacacttggattgcttccacgttttagccattatgaataatgctgctgtgaacatggttgtgcaaatatctctttgagaccctgccttcaactcttttgggtatatacccagtagacgaattactgggtcatatggtagttctaattttaattttttggggggatctccatactgttttccacagtggctgtaccatttaatacattccatcaacagtgcacaagggttctaatttctccacgtccttgccaacagttgtttccttccttccttccttcctttctttcctttgtagtACCATCGTGATCAGTTTGAGGAGGTATAGCACTGTGGTCTTGATGtgcgtttccctaatgattagtgatgttgagcatctttttgcaCGCTTATTGGCCATCCATATgccttcttaggagaaatgtctattcagagtcctttgcccatttattagttgggttgtttgttttttgttgttgagttttagaagttccttatatattcctCATATTAACACTTTGTGCATTGAAGAGTTTCGGCACCCCTGTTGGAATCATTTTACTATATATGTgagcatttatttctgggctgtctatcctaTTCCACTGGTCTtaaatgtctgtctttatgccagtaccacattctTTTATCATAgttttgtaataacttaaaaGGTTTGAAATAAGGTTGAAATATAAaacaggtatatgatttgcaaatgtttccttccattctgtgtcttgccttttcactctgttgattgtgtcttttgatgcacagaagtggttttttttgatgtacagaagttgtttattttgatataaaccaatctattttttcttttattgcctgtgcttttggtgtcacatccaagaaataattgccaaatccagtatcatgaagcttttcccctatgttttctttcaagggttttataattttagctcttactttATATCTTCCatcatcttgagttaatttttgtacatggtgtaagTTTAcactagtttcattcttttgcatgtggatatccagtatTCCtaacaacatttgttgaaaagactcctttctccattgaatagtTTTGGCACCATTGTTGAAATCATTTTACTATATATGTGAGCATTTACTTCTGGGCTGTCTCTTCTATTCCACTGGTCtaaatgtctgtctttatgccagtactatattCTTTTATCATAGTTGTGTAAtaacttaaaaggttttgaaaTAACGAAGTGTGAGAACCCCAACTTCGTCTCTCTTTTTTCacaattgttttggctattccaggGTTCCTTGAGATTCAATATggattttaggatggatttttctatttctgcaaaaaacgctgttgggattttgatagagattgcattaaatcttcagatcactttgggtagtatttgcatcttaacaatattaaatcttctatTCCATGTAcctgggatgtctttccatttattttagtcttcattaatttctttcagcaacattttgcatttttcagggcacatgtcttttacctccttggttaagtttattcctgagtattttattctcttgatGCTAgtgtaaatgaaattttcttaatttccttttcggattgttcattgttagttaGATACAcaactgattttgtatcctgcaactttgttaCATTcgtttattctaacagttttttgtgtTTAATCTTTAAGGTTTTCAACATACATTAAgttcatatcatctgcaaacagaaataattttacttcttcctttccaatttggatgccttttctttttttcctaattgctctgtctaggacagtgttgaatagaagttgtggaagtgggcatccttgccttgttcctgatctcagaggaaaagctttcagtctttcaccattatgATGTTACCTGTGTACTTtccatatatgacctttattatgttaagatagTTTTCTTCTAATCCATAGTTTGTTGAGGAACtgcttttgccttttcctttttcctctatcCTCAATCCAGATGGAGACCAGCTGGTCACCTTCCTTCATGTAATAACCTTTCCTGCGTTTGGGGGTGGGCACCTAAAAGAAGGCAgcttcagtttttcttcttcagagaatTTGCCGAAGTTCTCTTCCcctttccattcatttatccacTTACAATGCAAATCTTTGTTGAGGCAGCACTGAGTGCCAGGCATGGGCGTGGTGCTTTCCTGTCCACAGGAGGTTTCACATATGTTTTCTCAACCTTCACGGGAGCCATCTGACATAAGAATGATTTCTGTCTATATTCAGAATGCAGAGGGGCTTGCCCCAGGCAGAGCCAGCTCCTACAACTCCTTGCCCTAATCTATTAACCCCAAGCTGCTGCTGTTTCTTTGTCCTGCCCTTAAGCTATGTTTCTGACCCCTGGGCAAGTGCCTCCTGTCCCCTCTGAGCTGGCTGTGATCAAGGTGGTAAGGGCCCAGGTCCAATCCTGAAGTCTGCTTTTCTCTCCTTGGGTTCACAGAGGTCCTGGGCCTACGTCAAGAAGTGTAAAACCAACATGCGTCCAAATCGGGCTTTGGTGGCTCAGCTGTCAGAGTGGGAGAAGGTTATCCTTGGAGACAGCGTCACAGACATCTTGGATCCACTCTACTGATTTTCTCTGTGGCCCAGCTATGGGTCCAGAAGAACCTGCCTTGGGAGCTTTTTGTGGGTAGTGGGCCAGGGTGTGTAACCAGGAATGAGAAGGCCTTTGCTGCCTGGAGCCTGTGTCAGCCTCCCGCAGTGCTTCTTCCCAGGTTCCTCATTTGTGCTAGCACAGGAGGTGCTCAGACTCAGCGAGAACCCCCATCCCTGGGGCATCGTGGGCCCACCCCCACTGCGCTCCTGAGGCTGCTTCTGGAGGAGCATCTGGTGCCAGAGCAGCTGCCCCTCATGTCCCCCATAACGTGGACCCTTTGGAGGCTGCTGGGTGGGAGCTCCAAGGGTTCCCCCAGCCTTGTGTTGTTCCACAGGGGATGTCACAATGCCCACCCATGGGTGGAGATCCCCCAGCCCCAGAGATGCCAAGCTCAGCCTTGGCTCAGGCCGCAGGCTACACAGCTTTGAGAGGCTCCTGGCACAAGGGCATACCCTCGCCTCATCCCCAGTTTCAGCATCCCTACTGCTCCATCACCTGTACAGATGTCCTTTCCTTGCTCCTCACTCATTTCTGCCTGGCTGTGTTCACCAAGAAGAGACTCTCACCCTCCCATCCCTCACAACCAGGTTTCTAGAAATTCCTCGGGTCTCAAAAGGAATTTTCCTCTGACTGCGCTTCTGAGTGCTGGCAGCACCCACAGAACGGGCCTGGAGTCAGGAGACAAGGGGACTGATGGAGAATTTAACATGTCGGTCCACGTTCATCCAGCAAACATTCCCTGACACCTGGGCAGGGCTGAGGACATACAGGTGAACGCCATGTTGCCTCCTAGGACGCTTTGCAGAGGGTTAGAGTAGCACTCCCCCGTGCCCCAACAGGAGCCCACGCCCTCAAAGAGTGGGGTTTTGCCAGAGGGGTAAGGGCTTTTCAGGCAGTGCAGCCTTTAGTCGGGACTTGAACTGGAACAGAGCCTGGGATGGCTGCAGAGCGATGGCTTAGGGACCTCCTGGCAGGAAGGGCAGAGCCATTGGAAAGTGTTCAGCAGGGACATGGTGGGGATTCGCCTTGTGTTTTAGTCAGGGCGGTCTGGTGGGTGTGGTAAGGGACACTAGCGGTGAACTTGGAGACAGGGAGACAGTAAAGGGGCCCTTGTAAAAATCCAAGCGAGATAAGAGGCTCGGAATCCCCTCCCTGCCAAAGAGCAGCTTCCCAAGGGGGAAAGTGTTTGAGGCAGGTGGCACCTCCCTGGGCCTTGGTTTACTCCCTGCCTGACAGGCAAGGACACTGCTGGCTGCACCACACAGTTGGCGCCACCAGGAGTGCCCCGGTTGGGGGCTGCCACCACCCTCCGAGCTGGGAGCAGCCGGGCATAGGGCCCTCGGAGCAcgtggccccgcccccgcccctggcCCGGATTGGCTcaggcagggggcggggccagcGCGGTCGCCGCTCCAGGCTTTTCCGCATTGGTGGTCGCGGCGGCTCGAGCCCGGAAGCTGACGGGGGCGGAggcggcggaggcggaggcgCCTCGAGCCCTCCGGGGTTGCGGCTCTGTCTTCGACTCGGCTCGTCCGGCTCACGGAACGGCAGCAATGCATCCCCCGCCTCCGGGCCCGTTGGGCGACTGCCTGCGGGACTGGGAGGAGCTCCAGCAGGACTTCCACGGCATCCAGGTAAGTGCTGATGCGGTCCCCCATTGGTTCCGAGCCATGTCTATCTGGCTCTGGGTCAAGGGTCGGTTAGCCCCGGGTCGGGCAGCGGGAGCTCGGGGTCAGGGGTCGGGGACCCTGGTGTCGCTCCCGACGGCGGCGAGGCCCCGGGTCTTGGTGTCCCCGGTTGGACCCTCCCCTCGGCCTCAAATGAATGTTCGGCAGCGGGACCTCTTCCCCGCGCGGCCGCCGCGACCCCGGAGTGACCCCACTGACCCAGGCGGACCTCCGGCCTCCCTCTGAGGCCTCGGAAGGAGGCCCCGACTCCGACCCGGTCCCCTTCCAGGAGAGTCCGAGCTGACCGGGGCCAGTCTTGTGTCAGTTACTGAGCAAATGCGCCGTGGGCGCTGGCCGGGCCGGATCGGCGAGGAGCGCCTTCCCCGCCCTCGGGCCGCGCGGTCTGGGCTGAGTGTGGCTGGGGAGCAGTCCGGGAGGCAGCCTGGCCTAGGTCGGGGTAAGTGGTGTTTAGGTGAAGTCCCTGGATGGGGGCGGGGCCCATCCAGGGTGAAGGACAGCTCCCACCAGAGACAGGACCACGTGGCTGATGCAGGGAGTGAGGGGAAAAGTGGGTGGGCCAGACCCTGCCGAGAGACCTCACGGGCGACGGGGATTGGAATCTCTCTGAGACCAGTGGGAAGCCAAGGGAGGAATCGTCTGGATCTGGCTGCTGTGGGCCACTGTGCTGTTCTGTGGGAAGGCAGACAGGAGAGCGTGGTGGCTGGGGGTAGGCCGAGGTTGCCCCTCCTGGGCATGAGAAACAAGACCCAGGCAGGGTAGAGCCCAGGTCAGCTGGGCACTTGGTCAGGACTTTGCCTCTCCTGGACTGGTTCCAGCCCTTTCCTGTCCACGTTGAAGCCTGACTGCCCCTGGCCTGGCCAAGCTGCTGCCATTAGTGCTTCCCAGCTTGGTCACCACTGTCCTGGCCTCAGCCTCTGCCTGACGTTCCTCACACTGCTCCTTGCCCCATCTCTAGGCTGTTCCTTCTCAAGACTTACCCATTGGGGCAAAGTGCTCTGGGAAGTCTTGGGTCAAAGGTGTTGGGGGAAGAGTAGAGGAATGGTCTTATAGCAAGAGGTCCAAGGGCTAAAGCCTGATGACCTTTACTCTGGGAGGAAGATGCTGGGAGTGCCAGAGCAGCAGGTATCTTGGACAACCTCATCTTCCCCTGCACTTGCAGGCTATCTGGGCAGGAGGATCTGAGCGGGCCAGGGATGGCTTTAGGTAGCCTGCTTGGGCCAGAAGGTAGACCCATGAGCCTAGAATCCGGATTCAGGACAGGCCAGAGAGGGGTGGGAACAACTAGTAGATGGGCTGAGGCTAAGAAAAGCTTCAGAGAACTCCCCTGTTTCTGGGAGAGCGGTACTGTGGGGGCTTCTGGGCTTACAGGGAGACCCCTGCCTCCTTGCCTGCCTTGGAGAGAGAGTACCctcagggagttccctggggtGGCACAGCTGGCTGTCTCCTTTCCTGCTGAGACCCTCCCAAGGAGCCCTGGAGGAGTCCAtgccccacctccttcccagcaGGCTCTGGCTCGGGAGCCCACTAGCCAGCCTGAGCCTTACCCCGACCTGGTTCTCAGGAGACCCACCGGCTGTACCGCCTGAAGCTGGAGGAGCTGACCAAGCTGCAGAACAACTGTACCAGCTCCATCACTCGGCAGAAGAAGCAGCTCCAGGAGCTGGCCCTTGTCCTGAAGAAGTTAGGACCTGTCCCCATATACTCCCCCATGCCCTCCCATACCTCATCATGCCCACCCCCCCATACCCTGTGGCCTCGGACTGGGGGTGGGTGTGTGACCTGGTGGGGTAGAGAGCTGGCACTGACTCCCAGATGTCCCTGGGCATGGCTTCTCCCCTCTCTGGGTTGCATTTGCTCTCCTGCCGCGCAGGTGTCAGGTGTGATTCACACGTGGGGGTCCCCTGTTCTGACTCTGGCTTCTGTGGCCGCACCTGCAGATGTAAACCCTCCCTCCCGTCAGAGGCCGAGAAAGCTGCGCAGGAGCTGGAAAACCAGATCAAGGAGCGCCAAGGCCTTTTCTTTGATATGGAGGCCTACTTGCCCAAGCAGAATGGGTGAGGTTCCTCCCCCAGCTCAGTTCACAGCCATTTCTGAGAGGGAGGCCTGAAGCGCCGTCTTCCTCTGCTTGGCTTCCTGCACCCACTCTGGGCTGACCAGTGAGACACAGTCCTAGCTCAGGGACAGCCTGAGTGACAGTGACAGCTCACTGCAATGAGTGCTTTGTGAGGGAAGTATAGGGAATGGGGGGAGCACAGTGAGGGGTACCTAACCACTTGGGAGGTCGGAGAAAGCCTCCTGGAGTAGGTGATGCCTGAGCTGAGTCATAAGGATAAAGAGGAGTGAGCCAGGCAGACATGGGAAGGCGGAAATAGTAGGTGTCACGGCCATAGCTCGCAGTAGGAGGTGAGAGGTTGCGATGAGACCAGAGGGGGAGCCAGCCTGCAGAGCTTCCCTCTGGCCCAGTGGGCAGGGGAGAGTGACAGGTCAGTCATGCACTTAGATCAGCTGCAGACACAGCAGAGGACATGGCAGAAGCCTAGGTTTAGGGAAAACAATCCCGCAGAGACCCCAGGCAGCAAGACACCTGGGAGAGAGCGTGTTCCAGAAGGCAAGGAAGGGAGGCCTGGCCAGTAGCCTCCGATCAGTTGGCCCGGGGCAGCGTGGGAGGCAGTCAGATGCAATGCAGAAGGGGAAATGTTTCCTGGAAGTCAGGGTGACCTTGGAGAGAACCGCTTCACAGGAGCGTAGGGGTGGAAGTTGATACTGGGGATGACAGAAGAGCTGAGGATAAGCCAAGTTTAGGCCTTGCTTCAGAAGCTTGGCTGTGAGTGGAAGGAGAAACTGGCAACGAGAAACCGGTGGCTAGGACTTGGCATGAGAGTTGAGGAGTGGCTTTTGTTTGGGTGTGTGGGTGTAAGTTTGTACATAGGAAAGACTTGAGCATATCTACCTGCTGAGAGGTGGGCCAGCAGAGGGAGAGACCCAGAAGAGGTGCCCTAAACAAtggagggaagtccctggggaggTGGGAAAGGGTGGGTGTAGGCCCTTGTTTTCTGGGATGGGGGGGTGCAGAGATGAGGGTgaggaggcaggcaggggagaTGTCACCTGCCCGGACGGGGACAGGTTGGAGGATTTGGGAGAGGGTTGGACAAGGCCACTGCTGAGAATGGGAGAGGGAGCCCGTGGCGATGCTGAGAGGCAGCCTGGTCATGCTGAGAGGCAGCCTGGTCCCGGTCCCTGCTGTGCCCCATAATCTCTTCACTGCCTCAGGCAAGTCCCTGAACTCCTCTGAGCCTGTGCATACGGCTCGAGTGTGAACAAGAGCCCCTGTGGGAACAGCTGCTTAACACGACTGTAGCTTTCAGTCACCTCACGGAGTTCCTCTGGCAGAGAAGGACGAGACAAGCTTAGATGGTGGGGTGATGGCAATGCAAGGATTGGCAAGAAAGTGGTTCCGTGTTATGGAGGAGGGCTTGGTGACTCAGCTGGCTCGGGAAGGGAGACCAGGGTCAGGAGGGCCTGGGAGCCTCAGTGAGGGAGAGGGTCCTTGTGGGTGGGAGACTGGGCGCTCAGGGGTCAGAATATAGCCAGGGTTTCCGAGGAGGCCCTTTTGGGTTGGGAGGAGGGTGGTGTGGTCACAGGTGTGGGTTGCTGCAGTGGACTTGGGGCTGAAGGCTACCTCTCCTCACCTGGTGTTCCCTCCCCCAGGTTGTATCTGAGCCTGGTTCTGGGCAATGTCAACGTGACACTCCTGAGCAAGCAGGCTAAGTAATTTGTTGTCGTGGGCGGGGTCTCAACCCTActccctgtcccctgccccaggccccttccagtgTGCCCCAGCTTCCCTGGCTAAGCTTGGGGTTCAGGGGCTGCTCCCCCATGCTGGCCCCATGCCACCACAGCAGTGTGTCCAGAGGCGTGGGTGGGCCCTGCCATCATCCCAGCCTGTCCCATGAGTGTGTACCCCTCGCTCCTCCCCAGGTTTGCCTACAAAGACGAGTACGAGAAGTTCAAGCTCTACCTCAccatcatcctcatcctcatctcCTTCACCTGCCGCTTCCTCCTCAACTCCAGGTGGGTGTCCTGCTGCACGGGGCTGGACCCTGTGCCCTCTCCAGGCTCTGGCACCAACCTTCTGTACCCCTCCCTAGGGTGACAGACGCTGCCTTCAACTTCCTGCTGGTCTGGTATTATTGCACCCTGACCATCCGTGAGAGCATCCTCATCAACAACGGCTCCCGGTGGGCGAGGGCCGGAGCCtggctcctgggggtggggggtggggggagtgacaCTGGAGCTGCCCTAgaaagcggggtgggggcggCGGGTGCCGTGGCCCTCTGAGAAGCGGGAACTGGCTGGGGTACTGGTTTCTTCCCACTTCCTGTCCCGGAGCACTGATCCTGGGGGCTGAGGGGACAGGAGTGACGGTGGCTTCCTGACGCAGGATCAAAGGCTGGTGGGTTTTCCATCATTACGTGTCCACGTTCCTGTCAGGAGTCATGCTGACATGGTGAGTGGCCCAGCTTGGTCCTAGGGTCTCCGGGGGAGCCGGGGCAGGGAGAGGTGGCATCCCCGAGCCCTGACCccttcctctgctctctgccttAGGCCCGAGGGCCTCATGTACCAGAAGTTTCGGAACCAGTTCCTGTCCTTCTCCATGTACCAGAGTGAGTGTCTCAGAGGTCCTGCTGAGCTTGGGACCAGCCCCCCCTAGGAGGGGCGGGAAAGAGACTTGGGACTCCAGCCCAGTCCTGATGTCCCCCCGCCCTCCAGGCTTCGTGCAGTTCCTCCAGTATTACTACCAGAGCGGCTGTCTGTACCGCCTGCGGGCCCTGGGCGAGAGGCACACCATGGACCTCACTGTGGGTGAGTCGGGCGTGGCCGCCCCTCTCTGGAATCCTGACGGGGGAGCTGGAAGGGCAAAGTCCTTTCCTCTTGACCTGGGCCTGAGTGATGGGGTCGTCTCTGTCCTGGTTGTGGTCCCTGCAGAGGGCTTCCAGTCCTGGATGTGGCGGGGCCTCACCTTCCTGctgcccttcctcttctttggacACGTAAGTTGTACCTCTGTCCCTGTCCATCGGGCTGTCTGTCCCCAGCTCTGATTCGAACAGGGACTGTGTGTAAAAACCGCCCTCCCTCCCAGTTCTGGCAGCTTTTCAACGCGCTGACGTTGTTCAACCTGGCCCGGGACCCCGAGTGTAAGGAGTGGCAGGTGAGCCGGGCCCCTGGAGAGGACGCCGGGAGGGCCGGGCCTGGCTTCTGTCCTGACCCCGATTCCTCCCCCAGGTGCTCATGTGtggcttccccttcctcctcctcttccttggcAATTTCTTCACCACCCTGCGGGTTGTACACCAGAAGTTCCACAACCAGCAGCACGGGAGCAAGAAAGAATGAGGCTGGGCCTTCCCTGCCTGCTGGCACAGCCCTCTACGGCACCCCCGGCCTGGAAGGGGCTTCTGAACCCCATGTGTTGAGGGGGTGGGGGCTCCTCTCGTCTGGGAGGGTCTGTCTGCTCTTCCCTGGGTTTTGTGGGCTCTGTGGGCCCTGAAGGCGGCGCTGGAGAGGAAGACCCGGGCCTGTGTGCCTGCCTGCGGGAGCCGGGGGCCAGCGACCTCAATAAAGGGTGAGAGGCTCAGAGTGGCTCGGTGTGTGTTCTCCTGCTGGTAAGACAGGGGTCTTGGGGTTCCTGAGGTCTCTCTGGGGTCTGAATTAAGGAGTCCTGGTGGAGGCCCCAGATCTATGCAAGTAATACCTGgcaaatacagaaaacagaactTTATTCCAAGGGCCAGaggttatttaaaattatttacactCATTGAAAATCACGGGGAGGGGCCAGGCCCCACTCAGCTGAGAGGAGGAGCCCCTCCTGTTCAGCCAGCGAGGGCCCGAGGTGTTCACGGAGCATCAGCCCGGTCACCCGTAGCCACGCCCCCTGGGGCTGGTGGGTCCGAGGGTACAGCTCAGGCCTGGAGCAGTCTCTGTCAGTCACTGGGCCTGCCTCCTGTGGCAGGGCCAGCAGAACCCAGCTAGGCGACTGGCAGAGGGGAGCGAGGAAAGCGATCACGTTGGGGAGCGAGTCTGTAGGGCGTGCAGGGCAGAGCAAGGCGGCCCGGGTGCTCCTAGCTCCACACGTCCAGGGAGTAGCGGCCCTTGGTCATCAGCTTCTTGACATAGTCCACGGCCTGGGCGTGCTCCATGGCCCCCTGCTCGGCCACGATGTCGTAGAAGGTGTTCTGCACGTCCCTCGCCATGTTCCGAGCGTCCCTGGGGGCGGGAAGGAGGTGGcactgggggctgggcaggggtccccctccccccacggGCAGGTAGGCCCTGTCCCCGCCCCGCCTCGCCTCTGCCCTCACTCACCCACAGACGTAGATGTGGGCGCCCCTGTCGTGGATCAGCTTCCAGAGGTGCTCCCTGTCCCTCTTCAGCAAGTGCTGCACGtagacctgggggtgggggcacctGTGAGGAGGGCTGGTCACACCACCCTCCGCCCTGCGGGGCCCTGCCCGCGGCCTCACCTTCTGGGGCTGCTCCCGGGAGAAGGCCACGTTGAGCTGGGTGAGGACGCCGTCCTGGTGGAGCTTGGCCAGCTCCTCGCGGTACAGGTAGTCCTCGTCAGAGCGGCGGCAGCCGTAGTAGAGCAGCGTCTCCCCCACCTCCTTGCCTGGGGCAGCAGCAGTCAGGGGAATGTGGGACGCCGGTCCTGCCCCTactgcccgcccgcccgcccagGGCCCGTACACTCACCCTGCTGCCTCAGCCAGGCCCGCTCCTGGACGAAGCCTATGAAGGGGGCAACCCCGGTGCCGGGGCCCACCATGATGACAGGTACGGTGGCCTTGAAGGGCAGGCGGAACTGGGACTTGCGCACGAACATGGGCACCAGGGCCCTGTGGCCGTTCTCCCCGGAGGGCTCCTTGGCCCGCAGCCAGCTGGTGGCCACGCCCTTGTTAACGCGGCCAGACTGGGTTTCATACTCCACAGCCACCGCACAGATGTGCACGGAGTTGGGGTGGACCTGGCGGGGCGGCAGGGTCGGAGTGAGCGTGGTGATGCCGGaggccccctccctcctgccacccaCCCTGCCGCGGGGGGTCCCTGCTCAGCGCCTCTTTACACCCTTCACGGCGCCCAAACCTGTTCAAAGGCCCCTTCCTGGCAGCTCTCCTGACTGGCTCTCGGCACTGGGGCCGGACAGCAGTTTGCAGTCTTACAGTCCAGCCTACTGGACACACAGCCCAGGAGTCTCGAGTGAACTGCCCTGGGCAcggggggcagagctggggctgtggCCCAGGGACCCCGGTCCCTCCAAGGAGCCAACACTATGTCTCCTATAAGCGGGCAGGCCTGGAGCCCACACCTTGGAGGACGAGGCGATGGAGTAGTAGCGGGCCTGGAGACGAGGCAGCAGCTCACACAAGTGGTCGATGGGGGGCCGCAGGGACGAGTAGTCCTGCAGGATGGCCAGGATGTGCCTTCGAGCCTCGACCACCCAGCTCAGGTACAGCTCCTGGGGAGATGCAGACGTAGGTGAGACACGGGGACCTAGGGGACAGGGCTGAAGTGGGGCCC from Tursiops truncatus isolate mTurTru1 chromosome 15, mTurTru1.mat.Y, whole genome shotgun sequence includes:
- the TMEM120A gene encoding transmembrane protein 120A isoform X2; the protein is MHPPPPGPLGDCLRDWEELQQDFHGIQETHRLYRLKLEELTKLQNNCTSSITRQKKQLQELALVLKKCKPSLPSEAEKAAQELENQIKERQGLFFDMEAYLPKQNGLYLSLVLGNVNVTLLSKQAKFAYKDEYEKFKLYLTIILILISFTCRFLLNSRVTDAAFNFLLVWYYCTLTIRESILINNGSRIKGWWVFHHYVSTFLSGVMLTWPEGLMYQKFRNQFLSFSMYQSFVQFLQYYYQSGCLYRLRALGERHTMDLTVEGFQSWMWRGLTFLLPFLFFGHFWQLFNALTLFNLARDPECKEWQKFHNQQHGSKKE
- the TMEM120A gene encoding transmembrane protein 120A isoform X1 — its product is MHPPPPGPLGDCLRDWEELQQDFHGIQETHRLYRLKLEELTKLQNNCTSSITRQKKQLQELALVLKKCKPSLPSEAEKAAQELENQIKERQGLFFDMEAYLPKQNGLYLSLVLGNVNVTLLSKQAKFAYKDEYEKFKLYLTIILILISFTCRFLLNSRVTDAAFNFLLVWYYCTLTIRESILINNGSRIKGWWVFHHYVSTFLSGVMLTWPEGLMYQKFRNQFLSFSMYQSFVQFLQYYYQSGCLYRLRALGERHTMDLTVEGFQSWMWRGLTFLLPFLFFGHFWQLFNALTLFNLARDPECKEWQVLMCGFPFLLLFLGNFFTTLRVVHQKFHNQQHGSKKE